In Bacteroidales bacterium, a genomic segment contains:
- a CDS encoding FtsX-like permease family protein — protein MNNLIFAWRNLWRNRRRSMITSASIFFAVFFALVMRSIQLGSYDHMYKNAIESYSGYIQVQQKDFWDEKIVDNTFCYDPELEKKILNDENVTATIPRFESFALASNGPKTKGVLVMGVDPGREKHLSKVLDKMVAYQISPEAVEKITRDASIPEKTKELLPLFENSAYANAARLQLDLGISNKDAPALMPAIKEYCRFENKRIHPGEPGVWVGYKLSQYLDLGIGDTLVLISQGYHATTAAGKYEIKGIVKLPLPDIDNKIVYLPLDICQGLFNAEGNLTSLALSVQDNRDKAIDATVHRIRTLISEDQTVMEWRTMNEVMVSQMEADNKSGMIMLGILYLVIAFGVFGTVLMLTAERRREFGVLVAIGMQKKKLASIMTIEILLMGLLGILAGLLAASVIILYGVEHPLLFKGEMALMFEDYGFEPKMAFWSIDTYYIWQMVIVALMVLIAIGYPLRKIFGMKVVNALRA, from the coding sequence ATGAACAATCTTATTTTTGCATGGCGAAATCTATGGAGAAACCGGCGACGGTCCATGATTACTTCCGCATCCATTTTCTTCGCCGTGTTTTTTGCCCTGGTGATGAGATCCATTCAGCTTGGTTCTTACGATCACATGTACAAGAATGCCATTGAATCCTATTCGGGCTACATCCAGGTCCAGCAAAAGGATTTCTGGGATGAAAAAATTGTGGACAATACTTTCTGTTACGACCCCGAACTGGAAAAGAAGATCCTGAACGATGAAAATGTGACAGCCACCATCCCCCGCTTTGAATCCTTTGCCCTGGCCTCAAACGGTCCCAAAACCAAAGGGGTTCTGGTGATGGGAGTAGATCCCGGCAGGGAGAAGCACCTCTCAAAGGTGCTGGACAAAATGGTAGCCTATCAAATTAGCCCCGAAGCCGTGGAAAAAATTACCCGCGATGCCAGTATTCCGGAGAAAACAAAAGAACTGCTGCCCCTGTTTGAAAACTCCGCCTATGCAAATGCGGCCCGCCTGCAACTGGACCTGGGTATATCGAACAAGGATGCACCAGCTTTGATGCCCGCTATTAAGGAGTACTGCCGGTTTGAGAATAAACGTATTCATCCCGGTGAACCCGGTGTCTGGGTAGGCTACAAATTAAGCCAGTACCTGGATCTGGGCATCGGGGATACCCTTGTTCTGATCAGCCAGGGATACCATGCCACCACGGCTGCAGGAAAATATGAAATTAAAGGAATCGTTAAGCTTCCCCTGCCTGACATCGACAATAAGATTGTCTACCTCCCCCTGGATATATGCCAGGGATTGTTCAATGCCGAAGGGAACCTGACTTCCCTGGCTCTGTCCGTGCAGGATAACCGCGACAAAGCCATCGACGCTACCGTACATAGAATCCGTACTCTTATCTCTGAGGACCAGACTGTAATGGAATGGCGGACAATGAACGAAGTGATGGTCTCACAGATGGAGGCGGATAACAAAAGTGGAATGATCATGCTGGGAATCCTTTATCTGGTCATTGCTTTTGGGGTATTTGGCACCGTACTGATGCTGACTGCAGAACGCAGAAGAGAATTTGGCGTACTGGTGGCCATCGGTATGCAAAAGAAAAAACTGGCCTCCATCATGACCATCGAGATCTTACTAATGGGCTTGTTGGGAATCCTGGCCGGGTTGCTGGCAGCTTCCGTGATTATCCTTTATGGTGTGGAACATCCTCTCTTATTCAAAGGGGAAATGGCCCTTATGTTTGAGGACTATGGTTTTGAACCTAAAATGGCCTTCTGGAGCATAGATACCTATTACATCTGGCAAATGGTCATTGTAGCTTTGATGGTGCTTATTGCCATCGGGTATCCCCTGAGAAAGATATTCGGAATGAAAGTCGTCAACGCTTTACGAGCATAA
- a CDS encoding FtsX-like permease family protein, with protein sequence MIWKTAWLNVWRNKVRSLVVIVSVTIGIFGGVFAVAVMNGAIEQRVDAALNEEIGHIHINDPGFRDNYDIHLLVKNPERVLSIVRETPGIEALTSRIILTAMANTATRSVGVQILGIDPRQEKEVLRLCETTIPGTGTFFEQESGQNLAYIGNELAKELNIIRYKIEKEVLDNLASRGVPEEILEKLAPFSGKRFKSEKSFLREVKAVLSVKEQHQYGAIIKEEAWSFRARSKMTLTFLDNEQFQTGAVFRIAGVYDIKNSMYEMSQVLVEKENLARLTGITQDEYHQLVLRLGDIETTEEVAGLLADKLPGLEVMHWKEIQPDLAMMTGMAQKFYAAFMVIILAALAFGIVNTMLMIVLERTKELGMLTAIGMNKKRVFNMIMLESVFLSLLGGVLGMIISQAVIWATSRKGINFASYAEGLEAMGYPAHIYPVISVSFFITVTILIIFTGILSSVYPALKALKLDPAEALRTE encoded by the coding sequence ATGATCTGGAAAACAGCATGGCTGAACGTCTGGCGCAACAAAGTCCGCAGCCTGGTGGTGATTGTTTCGGTGACCATCGGGATTTTTGGCGGCGTATTTGCGGTGGCCGTCATGAACGGAGCCATCGAACAAAGGGTAGATGCGGCCCTGAATGAAGAGATCGGACATATTCATATCAACGATCCCGGTTTCCGCGACAACTATGACATACATCTGCTTGTGAAAAATCCTGAACGGGTGCTTTCCATAGTCCGGGAAACTCCGGGCATAGAGGCGCTTACTTCCAGGATTATCCTTACCGCAATGGCCAATACAGCCACCAGGAGCGTCGGTGTACAGATCCTGGGTATTGATCCTCGGCAGGAAAAGGAGGTGTTGCGCCTCTGCGAAACCACCATTCCGGGAACCGGCACCTTTTTTGAACAGGAGAGCGGGCAGAACCTGGCCTATATTGGTAATGAACTGGCCAAGGAACTGAATATCATTCGTTATAAGATCGAAAAAGAGGTGCTTGACAACCTGGCCTCCCGGGGGGTGCCGGAAGAGATTCTGGAAAAACTGGCGCCGTTCTCGGGAAAAAGGTTTAAAAGCGAAAAATCTTTCCTGAGGGAGGTGAAAGCTGTGCTCAGCGTGAAGGAGCAACACCAATATGGTGCAATTATCAAGGAGGAGGCCTGGAGCTTCCGGGCCCGTTCAAAAATGACCCTGACATTCCTGGACAACGAGCAGTTTCAAACCGGGGCCGTATTCCGGATCGCCGGAGTATATGATATCAAGAACTCCATGTACGAAATGAGCCAGGTTCTTGTGGAAAAGGAAAATCTGGCCAGGCTTACTGGCATCACCCAGGATGAATACCACCAGTTAGTACTTCGCCTGGGGGACATCGAAACCACGGAAGAAGTTGCCGGTTTACTGGCTGATAAGCTCCCTGGACTGGAGGTGATGCACTGGAAGGAAATTCAGCCCGATCTGGCCATGATGACCGGCATGGCACAGAAGTTCTACGCCGCTTTCATGGTCATTATTCTGGCCGCCCTTGCCTTTGGCATCGTAAATACCATGCTGATGATCGTGCTTGAAAGGACCAAAGAACTGGGGATGCTGACAGCCATAGGCATGAATAAAAAAAGGGTGTTTAATATGATTATGCTTGAATCGGTATTCCTTTCTCTGCTTGGAGGAGTGCTGGGTATGATCATCAGCCAGGCAGTGATCTGGGCTACATCCAGAAAGGGGATCAATTTTGCCTCCTATGCCGAAGGCTTGGAAGCAATGGGTTACCCCGCCCATATCTATCCTGTTATCTCCGTCTCATTCTTCATCACTGTAACCATCCTGATTATTTTCACTGGTATCCTGTCGTCCGTTTATCCGGCCTTAAAGGCTCTGAAACTGGATCCGGCTGAAGCATTACGAACCGAATAA
- a CDS encoding ABC transporter ATP-binding protein: MKVLEINKVHKIYNSSEVQVHAVNGVSLDFEKGEFAAIVGPSGSGKTTLLNMIGGLDTLTEGTILVDQTNLAELKPSALIDFRMRNIGFVFQSYNLIPVLTAKENVEFIMSLQKWNKKERDERTCELLKAVGLADRINSRPSKLSGGQQQRVAVARALASKPKFVLADEPTANLDSKSTETLLDIMEELNREEGITFIFSTHDARVVKKARRVITLEDGRVISDERRNH; encoded by the coding sequence ATGAAAGTCCTGGAAATTAATAAGGTACACAAAATCTATAATAGCTCAGAGGTCCAGGTTCATGCTGTAAACGGTGTCTCCCTGGACTTTGAAAAAGGAGAATTTGCAGCTATTGTGGGTCCTTCGGGATCGGGTAAAACCACCCTTCTGAACATGATCGGGGGACTGGACACTCTCACCGAGGGTACCATTCTGGTGGATCAGACCAATCTGGCTGAGTTAAAACCCTCTGCACTGATCGATTTCAGAATGAGAAACATTGGATTTGTCTTTCAATCGTACAACCTGATTCCGGTGCTCACGGCCAAAGAAAACGTGGAATTTATCATGAGCCTGCAGAAATGGAACAAAAAGGAACGTGATGAACGTACCTGCGAACTGCTTAAAGCCGTAGGACTGGCGGACCGGATCAACAGCCGGCCCTCAAAACTATCGGGTGGCCAGCAGCAGCGGGTGGCCGTGGCCAGAGCCCTGGCCTCCAAACCCAAGTTTGTACTGGCCGATGAGCCAACCGCCAACCTGGATTCAAAATCCACCGAAACCCTGCTGGACATCATGGAAGAGCTGAACAGGGAAGAAGGGATTACTTTTATCTTTTCCACCCACGATGCCCGTGTGGTCAAAAAAGCAAGGAGGGTTATTACCCTGGAAGACGGGAGGGTGATTTCCGACGAGCGCAGGAATCATTAG
- a CDS encoding response regulator has translation MKKQDSKKAAPIMGMPDYHWNNRVVLITEDEEVNFYYLKTLLQRADAKVLRAKNGKEAVEIITKHKGGIDLILMDLNMPVMDGYEAMRIIKSRHPSIPIIAQTAYTMNNDRHRCLQAGFNDYIAKPINRLALYRMVNDNLS, from the coding sequence ATGAAAAAGCAAGACTCTAAAAAGGCCGCTCCCATAATGGGAATGCCAGACTATCATTGGAACAATCGTGTAGTCTTAATCACTGAAGATGAAGAGGTGAACTTTTACTACCTGAAAACTCTGCTTCAAAGAGCCGATGCAAAAGTGCTCCGGGCTAAAAACGGCAAAGAGGCGGTGGAGATAATTACCAAACACAAAGGAGGAATTGACCTGATCCTGATGGACCTGAACATGCCCGTTATGGATGGTTATGAAGCCATGCGAATTATCAAATCACGGCACCCCTCCATTCCTATTATTGCTCAGACTGCCTATACCATGAACAATGACCGGCATCGATGTCTCCAGGCAGGGTTCAATGATTATATCGCCAAGCCCATCAACCGCCTGGCCCTGTACAGGATGGTGAATGATAATCTCTCATGA
- the dtd gene encoding D-aminoacyl-tRNA deacylase, which translates to MRALIQRVTDAAITINRGTTKKMGPGLVILLGIEESDGPSDIDWLSGKIIRLRIFNDARGIMNLSVSEINGDIMIVSQFTLHASTKKGNRPSYIRAAPPETAIPLYEAFIRQVQKELGKPVVTGEFGAYMQLKLSNDGPVTISIDTKNRE; encoded by the coding sequence ATGAGGGCTCTTATTCAAAGAGTAACTGATGCCGCCATTACCATAAACCGGGGCACCACTAAAAAGATGGGGCCGGGACTGGTCATTTTACTGGGTATTGAGGAGTCCGACGGACCTTCCGATATCGATTGGTTAAGCGGAAAAATCATACGTCTCAGGATATTTAATGATGCCCGGGGGATCATGAATCTTTCGGTAAGCGAAATAAACGGGGATATCATGATTGTCAGCCAGTTTACGCTGCACGCCAGCACCAAAAAGGGGAACCGGCCCTCTTATATCAGGGCTGCACCACCGGAGACTGCCATACCCCTTTATGAGGCCTTTATCAGGCAGGTACAAAAGGAGCTCGGTAAACCCGTAGTGACCGGCGAATTTGGCGCCTACATGCAACTGAAACTGAGCAACGACGGACCCGTTACCATAAGCATCGATACAAAAAACAGGGAATAA
- a CDS encoding nucleotide pyrophosphohydrolase produces MTIKEAQKAVDTWISTYGVRYFNELTNMAILSEEVGEVARIIARRYGEQSKGSARIEAEDLANELSDVLFVLLCLANQTGTDLELALQKNLEKKTARDFDRHQQNDKLYGIDPEHENPR; encoded by the coding sequence ATGACCATTAAAGAGGCGCAGAAAGCCGTGGACACCTGGATCAGCACCTATGGAGTCCGCTATTTTAACGAACTGACCAATATGGCCATTCTGAGTGAAGAGGTTGGAGAGGTCGCAAGAATTATCGCCAGGCGGTATGGTGAACAATCAAAAGGCTCTGCCAGGATAGAAGCAGAAGACCTGGCCAACGAACTCTCTGATGTGCTGTTCGTTCTGCTATGTCTGGCGAATCAGACCGGAACAGACCTGGAACTGGCTCTTCAAAAGAATCTGGAGAAAAAAACAGCACGGGATTTTGACCGTCATCAACAAAATGATAAATTGTATGGTATAGATCCAGAACATGAAAATCCTCGATGA
- the deoC gene encoding deoxyribose-phosphate aldolase gives MKILDDFKLSVDQDELQQYLKKTESAKPQGNDKELLKQIFSLIDLTTLSEQDNVVNVSELCDKVNRLGEAFPDMPGVAAICVYPELVSVVKEKLDNPMINIASVGGGFPSSQTFTNIKVMEIEQAIEQGAEEIDTVIPVGKFLMNDLEYVEYEIQVIKQCMGPVHLKVILETGSLKDFSLIRKASLLSIGAGADFIKTSTGKITPGATPEAMIVMCCAIRDYYNRTGKKIGIKPAGGISDTPTALLYYHIVKEILGEEWLKPERFRIGASRLANRILAEIFDQGPDFGYF, from the coding sequence ATGAAAATCCTCGATGATTTTAAGCTTTCGGTTGATCAGGATGAGCTTCAGCAATACCTGAAAAAAACAGAATCGGCCAAACCCCAGGGGAATGATAAAGAGCTGTTGAAGCAGATCTTCAGCCTGATCGATCTGACCACCCTGAGTGAGCAGGACAATGTGGTGAATGTCTCCGAATTATGCGACAAAGTAAACCGCCTGGGGGAAGCATTTCCAGATATGCCGGGTGTCGCTGCCATTTGTGTCTACCCGGAGCTGGTCTCCGTGGTAAAGGAGAAACTGGATAATCCCATGATCAATATCGCATCGGTAGGCGGGGGATTCCCGTCATCTCAGACCTTTACCAACATCAAGGTTATGGAGATCGAACAGGCAATTGAACAGGGAGCAGAGGAGATCGACACCGTTATCCCGGTGGGAAAATTTCTCATGAATGACCTGGAATATGTTGAATATGAGATTCAGGTCATTAAACAGTGCATGGGTCCGGTGCATCTGAAGGTGATCCTGGAAACAGGCAGTCTGAAAGATTTCTCCCTCATTCGCAAGGCTTCTCTCCTGTCCATAGGTGCCGGAGCGGATTTTATTAAGACCTCCACCGGTAAAATTACCCCCGGAGCAACACCTGAAGCCATGATTGTCATGTGCTGTGCCATCAGAGACTACTACAACCGTACGGGAAAGAAAATTGGAATTAAGCCTGCCGGGGGAATTTCAGATACCCCGACCGCACTGCTCTATTATCACATTGTAAAAGAAATTTTGGGGGAAGAATGGCTTAAGCCGGAAAGGTTCAGAATCGGTGCAAGTCGGCTTGCAAACCGGATTTTAGCCGAAATTTTTGACCAAGGGCCCGATTTTGGTTATTTCTGA
- a CDS encoding DUF4395 domain-containing protein, translating into MKLFTQLVCPVSSERVDENRVRVNALGVVLIMGGFFITGMYVFPAFLVLDFFIRAFTKLAYSPLGYLAHIFVKVIGTQPVIIDKAPKVFAARIGFVFALITSLGALLGLPLLAFISGSVLVLFAFLECGLNFCMGCWLYTFVVYPMVRKNGD; encoded by the coding sequence ATGAAACTGTTTACACAATTGGTGTGTCCGGTATCTTCGGAGCGGGTCGACGAAAACCGGGTCCGGGTTAATGCTCTGGGAGTGGTTTTAATTATGGGTGGTTTTTTTATCACCGGAATGTATGTATTTCCTGCATTTCTGGTCCTGGACTTTTTCATCCGGGCTTTTACAAAATTAGCATACAGTCCCCTGGGCTATCTGGCTCATATTTTTGTGAAAGTCATAGGCACGCAGCCGGTAATTATTGATAAGGCACCCAAAGTATTTGCAGCAAGAATCGGTTTCGTATTTGCATTGATCACAAGCCTGGGTGCATTATTGGGACTTCCTTTGCTGGCCTTTATCTCGGGAAGCGTGCTGGTACTCTTTGCTTTCCTGGAGTGTGGACTAAATTTCTGCATGGGATGCTGGCTGTATACTTTTGTGGTATATCCCATGGTCAGGAAAAACGGTGATTAA
- a CDS encoding vitamin B12 dependent-methionine synthase activation domain-containing protein has protein sequence MPLDIHYAQPDKSKLQIDRLEILRLLGEQAKGIKAHTCSLIDTYIPKCLELSSPSGAYILTEALEPATASEIHIPGIRFDSGKIIPKMLRGSQLYAFFLVSAGPEPENLARSLIAEGSYLEGYIADLLASAIVDLAADQVQEEVRKLAGSRGLQISNRYSPGYCSWRVEEQQKLFSLFPGKCCGITLSESSLMNPVKSISGIIGMGLQVKYREYTCEICSMKNCNFRRTKGN, from the coding sequence TTGCCTTTAGACATCCACTATGCCCAGCCGGATAAGAGCAAATTACAAATTGACCGCCTGGAGATTCTCAGACTTCTGGGGGAACAAGCAAAAGGAATAAAAGCACATACCTGCAGTCTCATCGACACTTACATCCCGAAGTGCCTGGAGCTTAGCTCCCCTTCCGGAGCTTACATCCTGACAGAGGCCCTTGAGCCGGCAACGGCCAGCGAGATCCACATCCCCGGAATCCGCTTTGATTCAGGTAAAATCATTCCAAAGATGTTAAGGGGCTCCCAACTTTATGCTTTTTTTCTGGTAAGCGCAGGTCCTGAACCGGAAAACCTGGCCAGGTCCCTGATTGCTGAAGGAAGTTATCTGGAGGGATATATAGCGGACCTGCTGGCTTCGGCCATCGTTGATCTGGCAGCTGACCAGGTACAGGAGGAGGTCCGGAAACTGGCAGGTTCACGTGGCTTACAAATAAGCAACCGCTACAGTCCGGGCTACTGCTCCTGGAGAGTAGAGGAACAACAAAAATTATTTAGCCTGTTCCCGGGAAAGTGCTGCGGTATCACCCTGTCAGAATCATCCCTTATGAATCCGGTCAAATCGATCAGCGGAATCATTGGGATGGGACTCCAGGTTAAATACAGAGAGTATACCTGCGAGATCTGCTCCATGAAAAACTGCAACTTCAGAAGAACAAAAGGCAACTAA
- a CDS encoding arylsulfatase: protein MKNYVRRPALIVAMAMVFSGCSQKTNKLREEKSLPNIIYILADDLGYGDLGCYGQLKFSTPHLDQLAHDGIRFTQHYSGSTVCAPSRSVLMTGLHTGHTPVRGNQEVQPEGQWPLPASALTLAEYLKTVGYVTGAFGKWGLGFPGSEGDPVRQGFDRFFGYNCQRYAHRYYPEYLWDNEKKVYQDGNDWSSMQSYAPDLIQQRAVDFIKEHRDTTFFVYLPIVIPHAELIVPDDSIYRKYLGMYPETPYVGGPGADYGPDMEISMYCSQEHPHATFAAMVHRIDWYVGEIAGLLDELGLRENTIIMFTSDNGPHREGGADPGFFNSNGRLRGFKRDLYEGGIRVPLIVSWPGTIEQGRTSDHTSAFWDLLPTLADLTGFAVKKTDGISFLPELFGEEQPKHPFLYWEFHERGGKQAMRMDQWKAVRLQVGKNPDGPLELYNLTSDPFEENNVADAHPDLVETFAKMMEEEREPSAKFNFGRAAD, encoded by the coding sequence ATGAAGAACTATGTGCGGCGGCCGGCTCTGATCGTGGCCATGGCTATGGTCTTTAGTGGCTGCAGTCAGAAAACAAATAAGCTGAGAGAGGAGAAGTCGCTTCCAAATATTATCTACATTCTGGCCGACGATCTGGGGTATGGCGACCTGGGTTGCTACGGGCAGCTTAAGTTCAGCACTCCTCATCTGGATCAGCTGGCCCACGACGGCATCAGGTTTACGCAGCACTATTCGGGTAGCACGGTATGCGCCCCTTCGCGCTCCGTATTAATGACCGGGCTGCACACCGGACATACTCCCGTCCGGGGGAACCAGGAGGTCCAACCGGAAGGTCAGTGGCCCCTGCCCGCTTCGGCCCTAACTCTGGCAGAATACTTAAAAACGGTGGGTTACGTCACCGGGGCATTCGGGAAATGGGGCCTGGGTTTTCCGGGGTCGGAAGGAGATCCGGTGAGGCAGGGCTTCGACCGGTTTTTTGGATATAACTGTCAGCGTTATGCCCATCGTTATTATCCCGAATATCTCTGGGATAATGAAAAGAAGGTGTACCAGGATGGCAATGACTGGAGCAGTATGCAGAGCTATGCTCCTGATCTGATCCAGCAACGGGCGGTTGATTTTATTAAAGAGCACCGGGACACGACCTTTTTTGTCTATTTACCTATTGTGATTCCCCATGCCGAATTGATTGTTCCGGATGACAGCATCTATAGAAAATACCTGGGAATGTATCCGGAAACACCCTATGTGGGAGGACCTGGAGCTGATTACGGGCCCGATATGGAAATATCCATGTACTGCAGCCAGGAGCATCCCCATGCCACCTTTGCAGCCATGGTTCATCGCATCGATTGGTACGTAGGCGAGATTGCCGGCCTCTTGGATGAACTGGGTCTAAGGGAGAATACCATCATTATGTTTACCAGTGATAACGGGCCCCACAGGGAGGGAGGGGCCGACCCCGGGTTTTTTAACAGTAACGGAAGACTGAGGGGATTTAAAAGGGACCTGTATGAAGGAGGAATCAGGGTTCCTCTGATAGTTTCCTGGCCTGGCACCATTGAACAGGGCCGCACCTCTGATCATACATCGGCTTTCTGGGATCTGCTTCCCACACTGGCCGATCTTACCGGCTTTGCAGTGAAGAAGACCGACGGAATTTCCTTTCTGCCCGAACTATTTGGAGAGGAGCAGCCCAAGCACCCCTTTTTATACTGGGAATTTCATGAAAGGGGAGGAAAGCAGGCGATGCGGATGGATCAATGGAAGGCTGTCAGGCTTCAGGTGGGTAAGAATCCGGATGGCCCACTGGAACTTTACAATCTGACCAGCGATCCCTTTGAGGAAAATAATGTGGCAGATGCTCACCCGGATCTGGTTGAAACCTTTGCAAAAATGATGGAAGAGGAGCGGGAACCCTCGGCTAAGTTTAATTTTGGAAGGGCGGCCGACTAA
- the mtaB gene encoding tRNA (N(6)-L-threonylcarbamoyladenosine(37)-C(2))-methylthiotransferase MtaB encodes MKKVSFKTLGCRLNQYETDALVTRFDQAGYQVVDFSVPADVTVINTCTVTNQSDQKSRNTINQAARKNPAGLLVVTGCMANNYKELLETNEKISYVVDNERKSQIVNLVDAHFKGEMARPEFYSGDVFGFETVDLSLHTRTSIKVQDGCDNFCTYCIVPSVRGRAVSRPLEEILENIRRVADKGFREIVITGVNIGRYNDNTCNLERAMEKILELPGDFRVRISSMEPDGFGPEFHKVFQHPKMAPHLHLCIQSGSDPVLKRMRRMYTARTFMGILEGFRKKMPDFNFTTDVIVGFPGETEEDFKETTRVVREAGFSHIHTFRYSRRNGTRADRMEEQISEKIKAVRSEVIRQISEQNRLAYMESMLGKEQRVLIEKINSQGMAYGYGEHYLPVQFPSPVRTKNIFREVLLEKVVPGDPPFILATDQSLQP; translated from the coding sequence ATGAAAAAGGTCTCTTTCAAAACACTGGGCTGCCGCCTGAACCAATACGAAACCGATGCCCTGGTCACCCGTTTCGACCAGGCGGGATACCAGGTGGTGGACTTCTCTGTCCCGGCTGATGTTACCGTGATTAATACCTGTACCGTAACCAACCAGAGTGATCAGAAATCCAGAAATACCATCAATCAGGCAGCCAGGAAAAATCCGGCCGGACTCTTAGTGGTAACCGGGTGTATGGCCAACAATTACAAGGAGCTGCTGGAAACCAACGAGAAGATCAGCTACGTGGTGGACAATGAACGCAAAAGCCAGATCGTCAACCTGGTAGATGCTCATTTCAAAGGCGAGATGGCCCGTCCTGAATTCTATTCAGGAGATGTATTTGGTTTTGAAACGGTCGATCTTAGCCTCCATACACGAACCTCCATCAAGGTACAGGACGGATGCGATAATTTCTGTACCTATTGCATCGTTCCCTCCGTTCGGGGAAGAGCTGTCAGCCGTCCCCTGGAAGAGATCCTCGAAAATATCCGGCGGGTGGCAGATAAGGGGTTCAGGGAGATTGTCATTACCGGTGTAAACATCGGCCGCTATAATGACAACACCTGCAACCTGGAACGGGCCATGGAGAAGATCCTGGAATTGCCCGGTGATTTTCGTGTCCGGATCTCCTCCATGGAACCGGATGGTTTTGGTCCTGAGTTTCACAAGGTGTTCCAGCATCCCAAAATGGCCCCTCACCTCCATCTCTGCATCCAGAGTGGTTCCGATCCCGTTCTGAAAAGAATGAGAAGAATGTACACTGCCCGGACCTTTATGGGTATTCTAGAGGGATTCCGCAAAAAGATGCCTGACTTTAACTTTACCACCGATGTGATTGTCGGTTTTCCGGGAGAGACTGAAGAGGATTTTAAAGAGACCACCAGGGTGGTCCGGGAGGCAGGGTTCAGCCATATTCACACCTTCAGGTACTCCAGAAGAAACGGGACAAGGGCCGACCGGATGGAAGAACAGATAAGTGAGAAAATTAAAGCCGTCCGAAGTGAGGTAATCAGGCAGATCTCCGAACAAAACAGGCTCGCTTACATGGAATCCATGCTCGGGAAGGAACAACGCGTTCTGATCGAAAAAATTAACAGTCAAGGAATGGCTTACGGGTACGGCGAACACTACCTTCCGGTGCAGTTCCCCAGCCCTGTTCGCACAAAAAACATTTTCCGGGAAGTGCTTCTTGAAAAGGTAGTTCCGGGAGACCCTCCTTTTATACTTGCCACCGATCAGAGCTTGCAACCGTAA